Proteins found in one Maridesulfovibrio sp. genomic segment:
- a CDS encoding amino acid ABC transporter permease codes for MNYQFDWNLVLSGQYGQWIIDGVKVTLQLSAISIVFTLLLGTIIAVMRMSKFKPFEWFSFAFVEFFRNTPLLIQIFFWYFGSYSILPDGVNEWLYDHDFEFAAGVISLTVYTAAFVAEEIRAGINSIPKNQLEASRATGLSFLQAYRFVILPQAFRIIIPPLISQSLNLIKNSSLVMTIGVMDLTYMARQIESYTFHGFEAFTVATVIYLCISLIVSLMINMYNKHFLLQIKY; via the coding sequence TTGAATTATCAGTTTGATTGGAATCTGGTTCTCAGCGGACAATACGGTCAGTGGATTATTGACGGGGTTAAAGTTACCCTGCAGCTTTCTGCCATCTCCATCGTATTTACCCTGCTTCTAGGAACGATTATCGCTGTCATGCGTATGTCAAAGTTCAAACCATTTGAATGGTTCAGCTTTGCATTTGTGGAGTTTTTTCGTAACACTCCTTTGTTGATTCAGATATTTTTTTGGTATTTCGGTTCGTATTCCATCCTGCCTGACGGAGTTAATGAATGGCTTTACGACCATGATTTTGAATTTGCGGCCGGGGTAATTTCCCTGACTGTTTATACCGCCGCATTTGTGGCAGAAGAAATCAGGGCCGGGATCAATTCTATCCCCAAGAACCAGTTGGAAGCATCCCGCGCGACCGGGCTTTCCTTTCTGCAGGCCTATCGCTTTGTTATTCTCCCGCAGGCTTTCAGAATCATTATACCGCCACTTATTTCACAGTCGCTGAACCTTATTAAAAACTCGTCGCTGGTCATGACTATCGGTGTTATGGATCTCACCTACATGGCCCGCCAGATCGAATCCTATACGTTTCACGGATTCGAGGCTTTTACCGTGGCGACCGTAATCTATCTGTGTATTTCGCTGATCGTGTCACTCATGATCAATATGTATAATAAGCATTTCCTGCTGCAAATTAAATACTAG
- a CDS encoding amino acid ABC transporter permease: MQWDVVWNNFDYFLWGAFPDGPIGGLAASIILALLGIFGAFWIGLAAGLMRLSRNMFVKSVSVVYIEVIRGVPLLMLIFWFYFLAPVVLGEPLPEFHCALIAFIVFTGAYIGEIVKAGVIALPRGQMEAARGTGLSHVQAMRYVILPQALRNMIPSFVNQFVSLTKDTSLAYIIGVNELTRTATQVNNRTLSAPTEIFITIALLYFVVCYVLTWTSRRMEAHMAKYQARDR, from the coding sequence GTGCAATGGGATGTAGTTTGGAACAACTTTGATTATTTTCTTTGGGGCGCCTTTCCTGATGGACCCATCGGCGGTCTTGCGGCCAGTATTATTCTGGCTTTGCTTGGTATCTTCGGTGCTTTTTGGATTGGCCTTGCTGCCGGATTGATGCGTCTTTCCCGCAACATGTTTGTCAAGTCTGTGTCCGTTGTCTATATTGAAGTAATACGCGGTGTACCACTGCTTATGCTTATTTTCTGGTTCTACTTTCTGGCCCCTGTTGTGCTTGGTGAACCCCTGCCGGAATTTCACTGTGCTTTGATTGCTTTTATCGTTTTTACCGGTGCTTATATCGGAGAAATCGTTAAAGCCGGGGTTATCGCCCTGCCCAGAGGGCAGATGGAAGCAGCCAGAGGAACCGGACTTTCTCATGTTCAGGCCATGCGCTATGTCATTTTGCCGCAGGCTTTGCGTAACATGATTCCGTCCTTTGTTAACCAGTTCGTATCCCTTACCAAGGATACCTCGCTGGCTTATATTATCGGAGTGAATGAGCTCACCCGTACGGCCACACAGGTTAATAACAGAACCCTTTCCGCACCTACGGAAATTTTTATCACCATCGCGCTCCTTTATTTCGTCGTTTGCTATGTTCTGACATGGACAAGTCGCCGTATGGAAGCGCACATGGCAAAATATCAGGCCAGAGACCGCTAA
- a CDS encoding amino acid ABC transporter ATP-binding protein: protein MAMIEIKNLHKWYGDFHVLKGINDHVDKGEVLVICGPSGSGKSTFIRCINRLEDYQKGTITFDDKDILDKSVNINDLRAEIGIVFQQFNLYPHLTVLENVTLAPLKVRNVPKAEAEETALYLLERVGIHDQAHKYPAELSGGQQQRVAIARALAMKPKAMLFDEPTSALDPEMINEVLNVMKDLAHEGMTMLCVTHEMGFAREVADRVIFMDGGEVIEQAPPEEFFSNPKHERAKMFLKEIL from the coding sequence AAGGAATCAATGATCATGTGGACAAAGGGGAAGTGCTTGTTATCTGCGGGCCTAGCGGTTCCGGTAAAAGTACTTTTATCCGTTGTATCAACAGACTCGAAGATTACCAGAAAGGTACAATCACTTTTGATGATAAAGACATTCTTGACAAGAGTGTAAATATTAATGACCTGCGGGCGGAAATCGGAATTGTTTTCCAGCAGTTCAACCTCTATCCCCATCTGACCGTTCTGGAGAATGTAACCCTCGCCCCGCTGAAAGTGCGCAATGTTCCTAAGGCGGAAGCCGAGGAAACAGCTCTTTATCTTCTTGAAAGGGTAGGGATTCATGATCAGGCTCATAAGTACCCCGCAGAACTTTCCGGCGGACAGCAGCAGCGTGTAGCCATCGCAAGGGCTCTGGCTATGAAGCCCAAAGCGATGCTTTTTGATGAACCCACTTCCGCGCTGGACCCGGAAATGATCAACGAAGTTCTTAACGTAATGAAAGACCTTGCCCATGAAGGCATGACTATGCTGTGCGTGACCCACGAAATGGGCTTTGCTCGTGAAGTGGCCGACCGCGTTATTTTTATGGATGGCGGTGAAGTTATTGAACAGGCTCCTCCTGAGGAGTTTTTCAGTAACCCCAAACATGAAAGAGCTAAAATGTTTTTGAAGGAGATTTTGTAG
- a CDS encoding ABC transporter substrate-binding protein, translating into MRRLSIIVAMVLAMALCASVAMADRLQEVKARGVLVCGVKDAVVPFGYIDEDSKKLVGLDIDICKYIAQEMGVKAEFKPVTSATRIPMVVQGSIDLAAATMTHKIARDDTIDFSITYFMDGQKLLVKKGSGIKSAADLKGKKVGTAKGSTSEQNILAVQPDCKVLSFEGYPQAMLALKQGKVKAVTTDSTILLGLKNSDPNPDKWEIVGGFISPEPYGIGLPENESNFRDAVNNALIKMWKSGAYKKAYNKWFGPDTKYYLPLTWDMEVWP; encoded by the coding sequence ATGAGAAGACTCTCAATTATTGTTGCTATGGTTTTGGCTATGGCTCTTTGCGCATCTGTTGCAATGGCTGACAGACTGCAGGAAGTTAAAGCCCGCGGTGTTCTGGTTTGCGGTGTTAAAGACGCTGTTGTTCCTTTCGGTTACATTGACGAAGATAGCAAAAAGCTTGTCGGACTTGATATCGACATCTGCAAATACATCGCTCAGGAAATGGGCGTAAAGGCAGAATTCAAGCCTGTTACTTCCGCTACCCGTATCCCCATGGTTGTTCAGGGTTCCATCGACCTCGCTGCGGCTACTATGACTCACAAAATTGCCCGTGACGATACCATTGACTTTTCCATCACTTACTTCATGGACGGTCAGAAACTGCTCGTTAAAAAAGGTTCCGGCATCAAATCCGCCGCTGACCTGAAAGGCAAAAAAGTGGGTACTGCAAAAGGTTCTACTTCCGAGCAGAACATTCTGGCTGTACAGCCTGATTGTAAAGTCCTTTCCTTCGAAGGTTACCCTCAGGCAATGCTTGCTCTGAAACAGGGTAAGGTTAAAGCCGTTACTACCGACTCCACCATCCTTCTCGGTCTGAAAAACTCCGACCCCAATCCTGATAAATGGGAAATCGTTGGTGGGTTCATCTCCCCCGAGCCTTACGGTATCGGTCTGCCTGAGAATGAGTCCAACTTCCGCGATGCAGTTAACAATGCTTTGATCAAAATGTGGAAGAGCGGCGCTTACAAAAAAGCGTATAATAAATGGTTCGGTCCTGATACCAAGTACTACCTGCCTTTGACCTGGGACATGGAAGTGTGGCCGTAA